A genomic stretch from Hydrogenimonas urashimensis includes:
- the rlmN gene encoding 23S rRNA (adenine(2503)-C(2))-methyltransferase RlmN has translation MKPSILDYTQEELERLFPPKFRAKQIYNWVYQHHISDFMQMENVPKKLREELQSRFVISPLKTVQKQKSIDGSIKYLFELQDGHTVEAVLLKMKDAVYDENGELLHHPKFTVCVSSQVGCKVGCAFCLTAKGGFVRNLTAGEIVGQVLEIKKDNDIASNRRVNIVYMGMGEPLDNLDNLSKSIAIFANENGLSISPKRQTVSTSGISSKIKKLGEMELGVQLAISLHAVDDALREELIPMNKAYNIASIIDAVKAFPVNTRKRVMFEYLVIKDVNDDIASAKKLLKLLQGIKSKVNLIYFNPYPGTTFQRPEPEKMKAFQDYLLNRGLLCTIRESKGLDISAACGQLREQELAEERRESVS, from the coding sequence TTGAAACCATCGATTCTTGACTACACACAAGAAGAGCTTGAAAGGCTGTTTCCGCCCAAATTCAGGGCCAAGCAGATTTACAACTGGGTTTATCAGCACCACATCTCCGATTTCATGCAGATGGAGAATGTGCCAAAAAAACTTCGCGAGGAATTGCAGAGCCGTTTCGTTATATCTCCGCTCAAAACCGTTCAGAAACAAAAAAGCATCGACGGAAGCATCAAATATCTTTTCGAGCTGCAGGATGGCCATACAGTGGAAGCGGTACTTCTGAAGATGAAAGATGCCGTTTACGACGAAAACGGCGAACTGCTGCATCATCCCAAATTTACCGTTTGCGTCTCAAGCCAGGTAGGCTGCAAGGTGGGATGCGCCTTCTGCCTTACAGCAAAAGGCGGCTTTGTGCGCAACCTGACTGCAGGGGAGATCGTGGGGCAGGTGCTCGAAATAAAAAAGGACAATGACATTGCCAGCAACCGGCGCGTCAATATTGTCTATATGGGCATGGGGGAACCGCTGGACAACCTTGACAATCTTTCAAAATCGATTGCGATATTCGCGAACGAGAATGGACTGAGCATCTCTCCAAAGCGACAGACTGTGTCGACAAGCGGCATCAGTTCCAAAATAAAAAAGCTCGGAGAAATGGAGCTTGGCGTCCAGTTGGCTATTAGTCTCCATGCCGTTGACGATGCGTTAAGGGAAGAGTTGATACCCATGAACAAAGCCTACAATATCGCTTCGATCATCGACGCTGTAAAAGCTTTTCCTGTCAACACACGAAAACGCGTCATGTTCGAATATCTTGTCATCAAGGATGTCAATGACGACATCGCCAGCGCAAAAAAACTTCTCAAGCTGCTGCAAGGGATCAAATCCAAAGTCAACCTCATCTATTTCAACCCCTATCCCGGAACAACCTTCCAGCGTCCGGAGCCGGAGAAAATGAAAGCCTTTCAGGATTATCTGCTGAACAGGGGTCTGCTGTGCACGATCCGTGAATCGAAGGGGCTCGACATCAGTGCCGCCTGCGGACAGTTGAGAGAGCAGGAGCTGGCTGAGGAGAGAAGGGAGTCCGTTTCATGA
- a CDS encoding RluA family pseudouridine synthase, with protein MAFVTQRYQVEKPMPAFLFLMRRLGVRQGEAQKIVASGRLVVNGVVCENSGEKISGDVAVKQFVPQSRGITPLFSTPDFGLFDKPSGVLVHPTTHRTPHSMLDDIRHVYGGFANAIHRIDMETSGLLLVSRNKAAERRLKTMFEDRGVEKSYLAWVRGRIDAPFDVDVPLKRNDDFSSIKLKVLVDPEGKPSFTHFEPVEYDSEHDATLVRAFPYTGRQHQIRVHLFHVKHPIIGDPIYGVPVDIAIEYLDKKLPHDKRLFYMGAERMLLHAQSLTFDYQGVNYRFESKIDFENLKRLIVKPSQRAAMFQ; from the coding sequence ATGGCATTTGTCACGCAACGGTACCAAGTCGAAAAACCCATGCCGGCCTTTCTCTTCCTGATGCGCCGACTGGGTGTTCGTCAGGGAGAGGCCCAAAAAATTGTAGCGTCGGGGCGACTCGTCGTCAACGGTGTCGTCTGTGAAAACAGCGGAGAAAAAATCAGCGGGGATGTGGCGGTCAAACAGTTCGTTCCGCAGTCAAGGGGCATCACTCCCCTCTTCTCGACACCGGACTTCGGTCTGTTTGACAAACCAAGCGGTGTTCTGGTCCACCCTACGACCCACAGGACTCCCCACTCCATGCTCGACGATATCCGGCATGTCTACGGCGGGTTCGCCAATGCAATCCACCGTATCGACATGGAGACCAGTGGGCTGCTGCTGGTCAGCCGAAACAAAGCGGCTGAACGACGCCTTAAAACCATGTTCGAGGACCGGGGCGTGGAAAAGAGCTATCTCGCCTGGGTGCGCGGGCGCATCGACGCCCCTTTCGATGTGGATGTCCCCCTGAAGCGAAACGACGATTTCTCAAGCATCAAACTCAAAGTACTCGTTGACCCCGAAGGCAAACCCTCTTTTACCCATTTTGAGCCGGTCGAGTACGACAGTGAACACGACGCCACGCTTGTGCGGGCTTTTCCTTATACGGGCAGGCAACATCAAATACGCGTACATTTGTTTCACGTGAAACATCCCATCATCGGCGATCCGATTTACGGCGTTCCCGTCGATATCGCGATCGAATATCTCGACAAAAAGCTGCCGCACGACAAGAGACTTTTCTATATGGGAGCGGAACGGATGCTGCTGCATGCCCAAAGCTTGACATTTGACTATCAAGGTGTCAATTACCGGTTTGAGTCGAAGATCGATTTTGAAAATCTGAAACGTTTGATTGTCAAGCCGAGCCAAAGAGCCGCAATGTTCCAATGA
- the purB gene encoding adenylosuccinate lyase: MVERYAREEMKSKWTMQAKYQAWLDVEIAAVKAWNRLGLIPDEDAKKIEENASFDIARIDEIEKETRHDVIAFLTSVAESLGEESRWVHYGMTSSDTIDTAVALQMRESLKLIIEDVRQVMETIKRRAMEHKFTLMVGRSHGIHGEPITFGLVLAIWYDEMKRHLKNLEETYEVINVGKISGAMGNFAHAPMELEEYVCEELGLKPAPVSNQVIQRDRYARLMSALALMASTVEKIAVNIRHFQRTEVYECEEYFHKGQKGSSAMPHKRNPVLSENLTGLARMVRSYCMPAMENVALWHERDISHSSVERFILPDGFVTADFMLMRLNGLLDKLVVYPENMMKNLNLTGGLVFSQRVLLELPKRGMTREDAYKIVQRNAMKVWEDLQKGKPALNEKGESLYLQYLLSDEELRSKLSEEEIRDCFDYGYYTKNVDRIFARVFEN, translated from the coding sequence ATGGTCGAACGGTACGCCAGAGAAGAGATGAAGTCGAAATGGACGATGCAGGCCAAATACCAGGCATGGCTGGATGTGGAAATCGCCGCTGTCAAAGCGTGGAATCGCCTCGGGCTCATTCCCGACGAAGATGCGAAAAAGATCGAAGAGAACGCTTCGTTCGACATCGCGAGAATCGACGAGATCGAAAAAGAGACGCGGCACGATGTCATCGCCTTTCTTACATCCGTCGCCGAAAGCCTCGGGGAGGAGAGCCGGTGGGTCCATTACGGCATGACAAGTTCCGACACGATTGACACCGCTGTCGCCCTGCAGATGCGCGAGAGCCTGAAACTGATCATCGAGGATGTCCGGCAGGTCATGGAGACGATCAAGCGGCGCGCGATGGAACACAAATTCACCCTGATGGTGGGGCGCAGCCACGGGATTCACGGCGAACCGATCACTTTCGGCCTCGTGCTGGCCATCTGGTACGACGAGATGAAGCGGCACCTCAAAAATCTCGAAGAGACCTACGAGGTGATCAATGTCGGCAAAATAAGCGGCGCCATGGGGAATTTCGCCCACGCCCCGATGGAGCTGGAAGAGTATGTCTGCGAAGAACTCGGTCTCAAACCGGCCCCCGTATCCAACCAGGTGATACAGCGCGACCGGTACGCACGCCTGATGAGCGCCCTGGCGCTGATGGCTTCGACGGTCGAAAAGATTGCCGTCAACATCCGCCACTTCCAGCGAACCGAAGTCTACGAATGCGAAGAGTATTTCCACAAAGGCCAAAAGGGAAGCTCGGCAATGCCCCACAAACGCAATCCCGTTCTGAGCGAGAATCTGACGGGCCTGGCACGCATGGTAAGGAGCTACTGCATGCCCGCCATGGAAAATGTGGCACTCTGGCACGAGCGCGATATCAGCCACAGTTCCGTTGAGCGGTTCATTCTTCCGGACGGCTTTGTCACCGCCGATTTCATGCTGATGCGCCTCAACGGCCTGCTCGACAAACTGGTGGTTTATCCGGAAAACATGATGAAAAACCTGAACCTTACCGGCGGTCTTGTCTTTTCGCAGAGGGTTCTGCTCGAACTTCCAAAGCGTGGAATGACACGGGAGGATGCCTACAAGATCGTTCAGCGCAATGCCATGAAAGTGTGGGAGGATCTGCAGAAGGGCAAACCTGCCCTGAACGAAAAAGGGGAGAGCCTCTACCTGCAGTATCTTCTCTCGGACGAAGAGCTTCGCAGCAAGCTCAGCGAAGAGGAGATCCGAGACTGCTTCGATTACGGGTATTATACGAAAAACGTCGACCGCATTTTTGCGCGCGTCTTTGAAAACTGA
- a CDS encoding ribonucleoside-diphosphate reductase subunit alpha, with protein MTVIKRNGRAEPLDITKIQKYTSAAVEGLEGVSQSELEVDAKIQFRDRITTEEIQQTLIKTAVDKIDIDRPNWTFVAARLFLYDLYHKVNGFTGYNHLRDYFEKGEKEGRIVLGLKEKYDLDDLNDYIKPERDLQFTYLGIRTLYDRYLLKDRQNHPIELPQHLFMGVAMFLAQNELNCQEWAKKFYDVISRFEVMVATPTLSNARTPRHQLSSCYIGSTPDKIEGIFDAYKEMALLSKFGGGIGWDWSKVRAMGSYIDSHKNAAGGIVPFLKITNDIAIAVDQLGTRKGAIAVYIEPWHLDIWDFIDLKKNSGEERRRAHDLFPALWINDLFMKRVEEDGVWTLFDPYETGDLTDLYGEAFEKRYIEYENDPNILKERVKAKELWKKILMSYFEVGNPFLCFKDTANKINPNDHCGIIRSSNLCTEIFQNTEPNRYKVQVKFTDGTVAYYEEEEDVTVDSGITKKAKKITALDAIGGKEIYIVEKVGEDGRTAVCNLASVNLSKIHTKEDIERVIPIAVRMLDNVIDLNFYPLEKVKKTNERSRAIGLGVMGEAQMVAEKQVKWGSSEHLNLIDEVMEMISYNAIKASSNLAIEKGIYPDYEGSKWSRGILPIDNANDRARALTDRGGLFGYIYDWEALRKKVKEDGMRNGYLMAIAPTSSISILVGTTQTIEPVYKRKWFEENLSGLIPVVVPNLSPDTWEYYTPAYELDQKILVRAAAVRQKWIDQGQSLNIFMSLDKASGRYLHEIYTEAWRLGIKSTYYLRSQSPEMVEEVADRSMECLGCQ; from the coding sequence TTGACAGTCATCAAGCGAAACGGTCGGGCCGAACCGCTCGACATTACGAAAATTCAGAAATATACGTCGGCCGCAGTCGAAGGACTGGAAGGCGTGAGCCAGAGCGAACTGGAAGTCGATGCCAAAATCCAGTTCAGGGACCGTATCACGACGGAAGAGATTCAGCAGACACTGATAAAAACGGCCGTTGACAAGATCGACATAGACCGTCCCAACTGGACCTTCGTCGCGGCACGCCTTTTCCTTTACGACCTCTATCACAAAGTCAACGGCTTTACAGGCTACAACCATCTTCGCGACTATTTCGAGAAAGGGGAAAAAGAGGGACGGATCGTGCTTGGCCTGAAGGAGAAGTACGATCTCGATGATCTAAACGACTACATCAAACCGGAACGGGATCTGCAGTTTACCTACCTGGGCATCCGCACCCTCTACGACCGTTATCTCCTCAAGGACAGGCAGAACCATCCGATCGAACTGCCGCAGCATCTTTTCATGGGTGTGGCAATGTTCCTGGCACAGAACGAGCTCAACTGCCAGGAGTGGGCAAAGAAGTTTTACGACGTCATCAGCCGATTCGAGGTGATGGTGGCCACACCGACCCTCTCCAACGCCCGGACACCCCGTCACCAGCTCTCCTCCTGCTACATCGGAAGCACGCCCGACAAGATCGAGGGAATCTTCGACGCCTACAAGGAGATGGCTCTTCTTTCCAAATTCGGCGGGGGCATCGGCTGGGACTGGAGCAAAGTGCGGGCCATGGGCAGCTACATCGACAGCCACAAAAATGCCGCCGGGGGCATCGTGCCTTTTCTGAAGATCACCAACGACATCGCCATCGCCGTCGACCAGCTGGGAACCCGCAAAGGGGCGATCGCCGTCTATATCGAACCGTGGCATCTTGATATCTGGGATTTCATCGATCTCAAGAAAAACTCGGGCGAAGAGCGCCGCCGCGCCCATGACCTCTTCCCCGCGCTGTGGATCAACGACCTTTTTATGAAACGTGTCGAAGAGGATGGTGTCTGGACCCTCTTCGACCCTTACGAGACGGGCGACCTGACCGATCTGTATGGCGAGGCTTTCGAAAAACGCTACATCGAGTACGAAAACGACCCGAACATTCTCAAAGAGAGAGTCAAGGCCAAGGAACTTTGGAAAAAGATCCTGATGAGCTACTTCGAGGTCGGCAACCCTTTCCTCTGTTTCAAAGATACCGCCAACAAGATCAATCCCAATGACCACTGCGGCATCATCCGCAGCTCCAATCTTTGCACGGAGATTTTCCAGAACACCGAGCCGAACCGCTACAAAGTGCAGGTGAAGTTCACTGACGGCACCGTCGCCTACTACGAAGAGGAAGAGGATGTCACCGTTGACAGCGGCATTACAAAAAAGGCGAAAAAGATCACGGCACTCGACGCGATCGGCGGCAAGGAGATCTATATCGTCGAGAAGGTCGGGGAGGACGGCAGAACGGCGGTGTGCAACCTCGCGAGCGTCAACCTCTCGAAAATCCATACCAAAGAAGACATAGAGCGCGTAATTCCGATCGCCGTAAGAATGCTCGACAATGTGATCGATCTCAACTTCTACCCCCTCGAAAAGGTCAAAAAAACGAACGAGCGTTCACGTGCCATCGGGCTTGGCGTCATGGGAGAAGCGCAGATGGTGGCGGAAAAACAGGTCAAGTGGGGCAGCAGCGAACACCTCAACCTGATCGACGAAGTGATGGAGATGATCAGCTACAATGCCATCAAGGCCTCTTCGAATCTCGCCATCGAAAAGGGGATCTATCCCGATTACGAAGGCTCCAAGTGGAGTCGTGGCATTCTGCCCATCGACAACGCGAACGACAGGGCGCGTGCGCTGACCGACCGGGGTGGGCTCTTCGGCTATATCTACGACTGGGAGGCGCTGCGCAAAAAAGTGAAGGAAGACGGCATGCGCAACGGGTACCTGATGGCCATCGCGCCAACAAGCTCCATCTCCATACTCGTGGGCACGACCCAGACCATCGAACCGGTGTACAAGCGCAAATGGTTCGAAGAGAACCTCAGCGGCCTGATTCCGGTGGTCGTTCCCAATCTGAGTCCGGATACGTGGGAATACTACACTCCGGCCTACGAGCTCGACCAGAAGATTCTGGTGCGCGCCGCGGCGGTCCGCCAAAAATGGATCGACCAGGGGCAGAGTCTCAATATCTTCATGTCCCTCGACAAGGCGAGTGGACGCTACCTTCACGAAATCTATACCGAAGCGTGGCGGCTGGGCATCAAGTCGACCTACTATCTGCGGAGCCAGTCTCCCGAAATGGTCGAAGAGGTGGCGGATAGAAGCATGGAGTGTCTGGGCTGTCAATAA
- a CDS encoding ribonucleotide-diphosphate reductase subunit beta, translated as MKKKLYSTECDTSRSTTSIINGCTPGIINLNRCSYEWAYNLWEVMMANTWFPKEVDLTEDARDYKHLLPAERRMYDKVLAQLIFMDSIQTNNTVDNVNPWITAPEVNMCLVRQAFEEALHSQSYAVMVDSISINTDEIYDMWKSDTELLRKNSFIGNVYEKYGGLAQDDDEAKLYMLVANQCLEGIYFYSGFSAMYALARSGKMLGSAQMIRFIQRDEVTHLALYSNIIKEIKKEYPHLFNERVVSNMRKMYRQAYELERNWGWYVTEDQILGLNQQIIDEYIQYLTDKRLRAIGLEPMFGADNPIKWVDSFSTFNDQKTNFFEGNVTNYSKGSISFDDF; from the coding sequence ATGAAAAAGAAGCTCTACAGCACCGAATGCGATACCTCGCGTTCGACTACCTCGATCATCAACGGCTGTACGCCGGGGATCATCAACCTCAACCGCTGCAGCTACGAATGGGCTTACAACCTTTGGGAAGTGATGATGGCCAACACCTGGTTTCCCAAGGAGGTCGACCTCACGGAAGATGCCCGGGACTACAAGCATCTGCTGCCCGCAGAGCGACGCATGTACGACAAGGTCCTGGCCCAGCTCATCTTCATGGATTCGATACAGACCAACAACACCGTCGACAATGTCAATCCCTGGATCACCGCCCCGGAGGTCAATATGTGCCTGGTGCGCCAGGCTTTCGAGGAGGCGCTGCACTCCCAGAGCTACGCCGTCATGGTCGACTCCATCTCGATCAACACCGACGAAATCTACGACATGTGGAAAAGCGATACGGAACTGCTGCGCAAAAACTCCTTCATCGGGAATGTCTACGAAAAGTACGGCGGTCTCGCACAGGACGACGACGAAGCGAAACTCTACATGCTCGTCGCCAACCAGTGTCTCGAGGGCATCTACTTCTACAGCGGCTTTTCGGCGATGTACGCGCTGGCACGCAGCGGCAAAATGCTGGGCTCCGCCCAGATGATCCGTTTTATCCAGCGTGACGAAGTGACGCATCTAGCACTTTACAGCAATATCATCAAGGAGATCAAGAAAGAGTACCCCCACCTCTTCAACGAACGGGTCGTGAGCAATATGCGAAAGATGTATCGGCAGGCCTACGAACTGGAGCGCAACTGGGGATGGTATGTGACCGAAGACCAGATTCTGGGTCTTAATCAGCAGATTATCGACGAATATATCCAGTACCTGACCGACAAGCGGCTCAGGGCAATCGGCCTGGAACCGATGTTCGGCGCGGACAATCCGATCAAATGGGTTGACAGTTTCTCGACATTCAACGACCAGAAAACCAACTTTTTCGAAGGCAACGTCACCAACTACTCCAAAGGCAGCATAAGCTTTGACGACTTCTAA
- a CDS encoding carbon-nitrogen hydrolase family protein: MTTSKPTMRCYALQLPTDPYDFRANVSRLCREIEALPPHSIVVTPEVYVTGYPYDRMEEAAGMAKEALAEILPYSAERIVTLTLIVKENDNFYNRTYVLHNGRVVHTQDKIRLFLLGDEDKYFAAGSEEKLEIFEIEGIKLGLMVCFEVRYSEYWLKLRGADIILLPARWGLPRKKHLDILPRALAICNQCYCVVANSADEEMAKSSAVIDPNGKCVKNDDASVIEGTLDFRRIRLIRRYIRMGLFND, translated from the coding sequence TTGACGACTTCTAAGCCGACGATGCGCTGCTACGCCCTCCAGTTGCCGACCGATCCGTACGATTTTCGTGCCAACGTATCGCGGCTTTGCCGCGAGATCGAAGCCCTACCACCGCACTCCATCGTTGTCACACCGGAAGTCTATGTGACAGGTTATCCCTACGACAGGATGGAGGAGGCCGCAGGCATGGCCAAAGAGGCGCTGGCGGAGATCCTCCCGTACTCGGCGGAGAGAATCGTCACCTTGACACTCATCGTCAAAGAGAATGACAACTTTTACAACCGCACCTATGTCCTGCACAACGGCAGAGTCGTCCATACCCAGGACAAGATAAGGCTTTTCCTGCTTGGCGACGAAGACAAATATTTTGCCGCGGGCAGCGAAGAGAAGCTGGAGATTTTCGAAATCGAGGGCATAAAATTGGGCCTGATGGTCTGCTTCGAAGTCCGCTATAGCGAATACTGGCTCAAACTCCGCGGCGCGGACATCATTCTTCTGCCTGCACGGTGGGGACTCCCGAGAAAAAAACATCTCGATATTCTGCCCCGGGCTCTCGCCATCTGCAACCAGTGCTACTGCGTCGTCGCCAACAGCGCCGATGAGGAGATGGCAAAGAGCAGTGCCGTCATCGACCCCAACGGGAAGTGTGTCAAAAACGACGATGCCTCCGTCATCGAAGGCACCCTCGATTTCAGACGCATCAGACTCATACGTCGCTATATCCGCATGGGGCTATTCAATGATTGA
- a CDS encoding protein-L-isoaspartate(D-aspartate) O-methyltransferase, translating into MIDTAKQIKLENFADDIASEIPLTPTIYKAFTAIDREMFVPVGFRHWAYRLDALPIKADQWISSPLTVAKMTVYLEPDGADNVLEIGCGSGYQAAILSRLFRRVFTIERIEALLKEAKERFRQLDIHNIHTRLDDGQRGWRQYAPFDRILFSASIREVPDTLFKQLAEGGILVAPIERGGEQIITQFRKEGGTIAATAKESCLFVPVKSGIE; encoded by the coding sequence ATGATTGACACCGCCAAACAGATCAAGCTTGAAAATTTCGCCGATGACATCGCCTCGGAAATCCCTTTGACACCCACCATTTACAAAGCCTTTACGGCCATCGACAGGGAGATGTTCGTCCCTGTCGGCTTCAGGCACTGGGCCTACCGCCTGGATGCCCTTCCCATCAAGGCGGATCAGTGGATAAGCTCACCGCTGACCGTGGCGAAGATGACCGTCTATCTCGAACCCGACGGAGCGGACAATGTTCTTGAAATCGGCTGCGGCAGCGGTTACCAGGCCGCCATCCTCAGCCGGCTCTTCCGACGCGTCTTCACGATCGAACGGATCGAGGCCTTGCTCAAGGAGGCGAAAGAGCGCTTCAGGCAACTCGACATCCACAACATCCATACACGCCTGGACGACGGACAGCGCGGTTGGCGCCAATACGCCCCCTTCGACCGCATTCTCTTCTCCGCTTCGATTCGGGAAGTTCCCGATACACTTTTTAAACAGCTCGCGGAGGGGGGCATTCTCGTCGCCCCGATCGAAAGAGGCGGCGAGCAGATCATCACCCAGTTCAGAAAAGAGGGCGGCACCATTGCGGCCACGGCCAAAGAGAGCTGCCTCTTCGTTCCGGTGAAGTCAGGCATCGAGTAA
- a CDS encoding DUF3972 domain-containing protein, translating to MQQLVKPSEYAKMHGLSRQSVYAKIKRGTLPSRKIDGRYYVIVASDIESEVDKPTMEEKIEQVSLIDEYREIVRAKDETIEVLKAAIEDLKEANAQITQTLQQEITLLKQAFHEMKVIYQHNYHLTHSESEPTPKSEEAHIEVRPEEEKAPRAEKPKGEKEKKNKKKNKKESEEECWIPLGDLIQRQKYNYNKAKQVVKRFKKAYKKGDSRIKKQNGIYYISCYDFYEDILE from the coding sequence ATGCAACAACTTGTCAAACCCTCCGAATATGCCAAAATGCACGGTCTCTCCAGGCAGAGTGTCTACGCCAAAATCAAACGCGGCACGCTTCCCTCGCGCAAGATCGATGGGCGGTACTATGTCATTGTGGCTTCGGACATTGAATCGGAGGTTGACAAGCCGACAATGGAGGAGAAGATCGAACAGGTCTCCCTGATTGACGAATACCGAGAGATCGTGCGTGCCAAAGACGAAACCATCGAAGTCCTCAAAGCCGCTATCGAGGATCTCAAGGAAGCGAACGCCCAGATCACCCAGACCCTCCAGCAGGAGATCACACTGCTCAAGCAGGCTTTCCACGAAATGAAAGTGATCTATCAGCACAACTACCACCTCACCCATAGCGAGAGCGAACCGACTCCCAAAAGCGAGGAGGCCCACATCGAGGTCCGTCCCGAAGAGGAGAAAGCTCCCCGTGCGGAGAAACCCAAAGGGGAAAAAGAGAAAAAGAACAAAAAAAAGAACAAAAAAGAGAGCGAGGAGGAGTGCTGGATTCCTCTGGGCGACCTCATCCAGAGACAGAAATACAACTACAACAAAGCCAAACAGGTGGTCAAACGTTTCAAGAAAGCCTACAAGAAGGGAGACAGCCGCATCAAAAAACAAAACGGCATCTATTATATCTCCTGTTACGATTTTTACGAAGACATTTTGGAATAA
- a CDS encoding sensor domain-containing diguanylate cyclase, with product MMQKTNNEWLVTALKCAGIIILGLFLYMGIDYYAKNALEEMSRQTLKREKELLAVELESFKNTTDTIAAILFGRDAASSLVSLYSGEENNVTVRKKLLKHFGPIYERLHRHGLKHINFYLPDGTVLLRLHAPEKYGDSLLAKRTSIAMIVQEHKPLHGFESGLYRGLYPIFHKKDFVGIAELSFAFAPMKRILEKVHGGKTHYFLVFEKRGIEAGGNGERLREYRKCHIDDAFVMRSTEVEGARILRDAGFTASLKPYREFSVSLLSKTGGRIIVSFLPLKTIEGSHGGYHIILQEGGDAAESLRSNLQVARMAVILTVSVAVLLILMLQLYRIRARRAIIDPLTGIYNKQGCMVALGHIGRRYGLILIDIDNLEGINTSYGRKKGDEVLKTIAHIIDSHIRQDDLFCRYEGDEFLLFIANATEEQARIIADKARRYIAIHTFDGIGKVTVGIGIAIRHHNESLATLISRARKEIETRRVADEDENGQKA from the coding sequence ATGATGCAAAAAACAAACAACGAATGGCTCGTGACCGCGCTGAAGTGCGCCGGTATCATTATTCTCGGGCTCTTTCTCTACATGGGGATCGACTATTACGCCAAAAACGCGCTGGAGGAGATGTCGCGGCAGACCCTGAAGAGGGAAAAAGAGCTTCTGGCCGTGGAGCTGGAATCTTTTAAAAATACGACAGATACCATTGCCGCCATCCTTTTCGGCCGTGATGCCGCTTCGTCGCTTGTTAGCCTCTACAGCGGCGAAGAGAACAACGTGACAGTCCGCAAAAAACTTCTCAAGCACTTTGGACCGATTTACGAGAGGCTTCATCGGCACGGTTTGAAACATATCAATTTCTATCTGCCTGACGGCACGGTCCTTCTGCGCCTGCATGCGCCGGAAAAATATGGCGATTCTCTGCTGGCAAAGCGTACGTCGATCGCGATGATCGTCCAGGAGCACAAACCCCTTCATGGCTTCGAGTCGGGGCTTTACAGGGGGCTCTATCCGATCTTTCACAAAAAGGATTTTGTCGGGATTGCGGAACTCTCTTTCGCTTTCGCCCCGATGAAGCGGATTCTTGAAAAGGTGCACGGCGGCAAAACGCACTACTTTCTGGTATTCGAGAAGAGAGGGATCGAAGCGGGCGGCAATGGCGAGCGGCTTCGGGAGTATCGCAAGTGCCATATCGACGACGCTTTCGTTATGAGATCAACAGAGGTGGAAGGCGCCCGGATCCTTCGTGATGCCGGTTTTACGGCATCCTTGAAGCCTTATCGGGAATTTTCCGTTTCGTTGCTTTCCAAAACGGGTGGCCGCATCATCGTGAGCTTTCTGCCGCTGAAGACGATTGAGGGAAGCCATGGCGGCTATCATATCATCCTGCAGGAAGGCGGCGATGCGGCAGAGTCTTTGCGCTCGAATCTCCAGGTGGCCCGGATGGCGGTGATTCTCACCGTCTCTGTCGCGGTCCTTTTGATCTTGATGCTTCAGCTTTACCGTATCAGGGCGCGCCGGGCCATTATCGATCCTCTGACAGGCATCTACAACAAACAAGGCTGCATGGTCGCCCTCGGACATATAGGCAGGCGGTACGGTCTTATTCTAATCGATATAGACAACCTCGAAGGGATCAATACCTCCTACGGGCGAAAAAAGGGGGACGAAGTGCTGAAAACGATCGCGCATATCATCGATTCCCATATCCGCCAGGACGATCTTTTCTGCCGGTACGAAGGGGATGAATTCCTTCTTTTTATCGCCAACGCCACGGAGGAGCAGGCGCGCATCATCGCCGACAAAGCCCGCAGATATATCGCCATCCACACGTTCGATGGGATAGGAAAGGTGACGGTGGGCATCGGCATCGCCATCCGTCACCACAACGAATCGCTCGCCACGCTGATATCCCGGGCACGCAAAGAGATTGAAACGCGTCGCGTCGCCGATGAGGATGAAAACGGCCAAAAGGCCTAA